A DNA window from Thermococcus sp. 4557 contains the following coding sequences:
- a CDS encoding thiamine-phosphate kinase has translation MEREIIELFRRHLKLQGDLPLGDDAGAIRLGDEWLVATNDMLVRKTDVPDIMTPEQVGFKAVTMNVSDVAAMGARPVGFLFSLGVPRDIDMDYLEGVAEGIGNALKFYGVPVLSADTNEADDLIIDGIALGRTKRLLTRSGARPGDLVCITGDIGRALAGLLLWKHGLDMPEKAREALYEKLLEPRARVQEGIELSGIANAAIDVSDGPSKELHLLAEMSGVRIEVDAQKLPIREEVRAVAEALGLEPIEMALASGEEFELIFTIPESLMDECPVRCTAIGRVLKGAGVYITIDGKRQEMPVLGWEHLNRGVKGTYREMFR, from the coding sequence GTGGAGAGGGAGATAATCGAGCTCTTCAGAAGGCACCTCAAGCTCCAGGGCGACCTGCCGCTGGGGGACGATGCAGGCGCGATCCGACTCGGTGACGAATGGTTGGTCGCCACCAACGACATGCTAGTGAGAAAAACGGACGTGCCGGATATAATGACGCCCGAGCAGGTTGGGTTTAAGGCCGTTACTATGAACGTGAGCGACGTCGCGGCTATGGGAGCGAGACCGGTGGGGTTTCTCTTCTCACTGGGCGTTCCGCGGGATATTGACATGGATTACCTCGAGGGAGTTGCGGAGGGGATAGGAAATGCCCTCAAGTTCTACGGGGTTCCCGTTCTCAGTGCCGACACTAACGAGGCGGACGATTTGATAATAGACGGAATCGCCCTTGGAAGGACGAAGAGACTCCTCACCCGGAGCGGAGCGAGGCCGGGGGACCTGGTCTGCATTACCGGCGACATAGGGCGAGCTTTAGCGGGACTCCTCCTCTGGAAGCACGGCCTCGACATGCCGGAAAAGGCAAGAGAGGCCCTTTACGAGAAACTCCTCGAACCCAGAGCCAGAGTTCAAGAGGGAATCGAACTGAGCGGGATTGCGAACGCGGCAATCGACGTAAGCGACGGCCCGAGCAAGGAACTTCACCTCCTGGCCGAGATGAGCGGGGTTAGGATTGAAGTCGATGCCCAAAAACTGCCGATTCGGGAGGAGGTAAGGGCAGTTGCTGAGGCCCTGGGGCTGGAGCCGATTGAGATGGCCCTCGCGAGCGGAGAAGAGTTCGAGCTGATTTTCACCATACCTGAAAGCCTGATGGATGAATGTCCCGTGCGATGCACCGCCATTGGGAGGGTTCTCAAAGGAGCCGGGGTTTACATTACCATCGATGGAAAAAGACAGGAGATGCCCGTTCTGGGCTGGGAACACCTTAACCGGGGAGTAAAAGGGACGTATAGAGAGATGTTCCGATAA
- a CDS encoding flippase-like domain-containing protein: MLESLTTSAQQYFSVVVSASLKYLILAFLTYYVSVVLYGIRWKLVLRGVGRDAPLKELVKAILASIFMNNVTPMSRSGGELLRMAWVSKKANIPTGVSAVSIVYERILETIPIFALFLVGMMYFSSGEPLPFVILGIAGVVLIWIKWDAFVRLSLRVFRTPVTDDEMRKITALRGMHSLNLAAVLLSSTVWLLDVVRLKLIALAFGLNLAWSFIAVISIANLLFGLVAFTPGGVGIIEGGLVGTLTYFGIPMALAVSITLLERFVSYVASSLVGLAVLLTSGGVEIWKALKSQ; the protein is encoded by the coding sequence ATGCTGGAGAGCCTTACCACGTCAGCACAGCAGTATTTTTCAGTGGTCGTTAGCGCGTCCCTCAAGTACCTCATCTTAGCCTTTCTCACGTACTACGTAAGCGTCGTTCTCTACGGCATCCGCTGGAAGCTCGTTCTGAGGGGCGTTGGAAGGGATGCGCCGCTCAAGGAGCTCGTCAAGGCCATACTCGCCTCGATTTTCATGAACAACGTCACCCCCATGAGCCGGAGCGGGGGAGAACTGCTCAGAATGGCGTGGGTTTCCAAGAAGGCCAACATCCCCACGGGAGTCTCCGCGGTCAGCATAGTCTACGAGCGCATACTGGAGACCATCCCCATATTCGCCCTGTTCCTCGTGGGCATGATGTACTTCTCATCCGGGGAACCCCTTCCATTCGTGATCCTCGGCATAGCGGGGGTAGTTCTGATATGGATCAAGTGGGACGCCTTCGTGAGGCTCTCGCTCCGCGTCTTCCGAACCCCAGTGACGGATGACGAGATGAGAAAGATAACCGCACTCCGTGGCATGCACAGCCTCAACCTGGCTGCGGTCCTGCTCAGCTCCACAGTCTGGCTCCTCGACGTCGTCAGGCTGAAGCTCATAGCCCTCGCCTTTGGTCTCAACCTGGCGTGGAGCTTCATAGCGGTGATTTCAATAGCGAACCTCCTCTTCGGCCTCGTTGCCTTTACCCCTGGAGGGGTGGGCATAATCGAGGGCGGCTTGGTGGGGACACTCACCTACTTCGGAATCCCCATGGCGCTCGCGGTTTCGATAACCCTCCTGGAGCGCTTTGTCTCGTACGTCGCCAGCAGTCTAGTGGGACTAGCGGTTCTCCTGACGTCCGGAGGGGTTGAAATATGGAAAGCCTTAAAATCGCAATAG
- a CDS encoding glycosyltransferase family 4 protein, translated as MESLKIAIASDWFYPKIGGIESHIDELARNLVLMGHEPYVLTHDYRYMKPYIDSFPYHVVRFPGTFYFKKYHSSVGFSQFWKINEFYKKTGFDITHVHSIYSPLAVAVSKISRGIRNVPVVATNHSFYGRPSLDFLIGPFIRHNLKRIDTFVAVSTPVAEDTRNLLGNKLNGRPVVVVPNGIDVRKWRPPEPEERERARRDIGVRDEIVVLYLGRMTKRKQAHRIPVMVKEALKRSGIPKSKVKLIMVGNGPMRPVLERNLQETGIGEITELYDFMERGRLLPLYWAADLVLMPGILEAFPVVGLEAMATGNPVIGRNESGLSDMVVHGITGLLAVSEEGMADNLARVFEEPELLVEMGVAARERARRDFSWEVMLRRLLRVYRMTIEVGSEVDRLYLLYKAMRRLG; from the coding sequence ATGGAAAGCCTTAAAATCGCAATAGCAAGCGACTGGTTCTACCCGAAGATAGGGGGAATAGAATCACACATCGATGAACTCGCCCGCAACCTCGTTCTCATGGGGCACGAGCCCTATGTCCTGACCCACGACTACAGGTACATGAAGCCGTATATCGACAGCTTCCCCTACCACGTTGTCAGATTCCCTGGAACATTCTACTTCAAGAAATACCACTCTAGCGTGGGATTTTCACAGTTCTGGAAGATAAACGAGTTCTATAAGAAGACAGGATTCGACATAACCCACGTTCACAGCATATACTCGCCCCTGGCCGTTGCCGTGTCAAAGATATCGAGGGGAATTCGGAACGTCCCGGTGGTCGCCACCAACCACTCCTTCTACGGCAGGCCCTCCCTGGACTTCCTGATCGGCCCGTTCATCAGACACAACCTCAAGCGGATAGACACCTTCGTGGCCGTCAGCACACCCGTCGCCGAGGACACCAGGAACCTGCTGGGGAATAAGCTCAACGGGCGTCCCGTCGTCGTGGTTCCCAACGGGATAGACGTCAGGAAATGGCGTCCCCCAGAACCGGAGGAGAGGGAGAGGGCCAGAAGGGACATAGGGGTGAGGGACGAGATAGTCGTGCTCTACCTCGGAAGGATGACCAAGCGCAAGCAGGCCCACAGGATACCGGTGATGGTGAAGGAGGCGCTGAAGCGGAGCGGAATTCCGAAAAGCAAGGTGAAGCTTATAATGGTTGGCAACGGCCCCATGCGCCCGGTGCTGGAGAGAAACCTCCAGGAAACCGGCATCGGAGAGATAACAGAGCTGTACGACTTCATGGAGAGGGGAAGGCTTCTCCCGCTGTACTGGGCGGCAGACCTGGTTCTCATGCCCGGCATCCTCGAGGCGTTTCCCGTCGTGGGACTTGAGGCGATGGCAACTGGAAATCCTGTGATAGGACGGAACGAGAGCGGCCTGTCGGACATGGTGGTTCACGGCATCACGGGCCTGCTCGCCGTGAGTGAGGAGGGAATGGCGGACAACCTGGCCAGGGTTTTCGAGGAACCGGAACTCCTTGTGGAGATGGGGGTGGCCGCCAGGGAGAGGGCAAGGAGGGATTTCTCCTGGGAAGTCATGCTCAGGAGACTCCTCCGGGTTTACAGAATGACGATTGAAGTGGGTTCGGAAGTGGACAGGCTGTACCTGCTGTACAAGGCGATGAGGAGGCTGGGATGA